AAGAAGTTCAGAAGGTATACCGTATGCAGGGTGTTGAAATCGGCGACAAGCACGTAGAAGTTATGGTCCGCCAGATGATGCGCAAAATCAGGGTGATCGACGCTGGTGAAACAGATGTACTGCCAGGCACATTGCTTGAGATCCATCAGTTCACTGACGCTAACCGCAAAGCACTTCTTGACGGGAAAATGCCAGCAACAGGGCGTCCAGTATTGCTTGGTATCACAAAAGCATCACTTGAGACGGACTCATTCCTATCTGCAGCATCCTTCCAGGAAACAACAAGAGTACTTACAGATGCTGCGATCAAAGGCAAGCGCGATGAGCTTCTCGGCCTGAAGGAAAATGTTATCATCGGTAAACTCGTTCCAGCAGGAACTGGTATGCAGCGCTACAGAAGAGCTGAGCCAATCTCAATGGAAGAAGAAAATGCCGAAGATGCAATCACTGTAGAATAAATAAGAAGCGCGGTGCTCTCTGCCACGGCAGAAAGTGCCGCCTTTTTAAAGAAAAAAGAATTAATCTATGAATAAAAGGAACATTTAAGCGAAAAAGTTTATTGATGTTGTTGACATCCCTTGCGCTAAGTGTTAATATTTCAAAGGTGCTCCTATTTACCGGTTACTTTGGAGGATATCATGTCTTATGAAAAAGTAGCTCAGGCTAAAAAGATAATAGTAGGATCAAAGCAAACAGTGAAAGCACTGAAGGCTGGCGAAGTAATCGAACTGGTCATCGCGAAGGATGCTGACATGAAAGTGACAGCGAATCTATTGCAAACTGCCAGGGAAATGAACACCGCCATCACTTATGTCGACTCTATGAAAAAATTAGGGAAGGCATGCGGGATTGCCGTAGGAGCTTCAGCTGTAGCGATTACCAAGTAAAAACTGTTTTTGCAGTGAACTGCAAGAACTTTGTTTTTTGTAAAAAAATGAACCACCTGGATGTGTGGGCTTACACAAAAAGTGAAGGGAGGAAAAAAACATGCCTACAATTAACCAATTAGTGCGCAAGCCACGTAGCTCAAAAGAGGAGAAGTCAAAATCTCCGGCGCTAAATAAAGGTTACAACAGCTTCAAAAAAGCACAAACTAACGTTTCATCTCCACAAAAGCGTGGTGTATGTACTCGTGTTGGTACTATGACTCCAAAGAAGCCGAACTCAGCGTTGCGTAAATACGCTCGTGTACGTTTGACTAACGGAATCGAGGTAACAGCTTATATCCCTGGTATCGGGCACAACCTTCAAGAACACAGTGTTGTTCTTATCCGTGGAGGACGTGTAAAGGACTTACCGGGTGTACGTTACCACATCGTTCGTGGTGCTCTTGATACTGCTGGTGTTAACAACCGTATGCAGGGCCGTTCTAAGTACGGTACTAAGAGACCAAAAGCAGCAAAGAAATAACAAACAAAACTAATAACCCTTTTTGAAAGGAGGAAATTACATGCCACGTAAAGGTCCAGTTGCAAAGAGAGACGTATTGCCGGATCCGATTTATAACTCAAAGCTTATCACTCGTTTGATCAACAAGATGATGATCGATGGTAAGAGAGGTAAATCACAAAAGATCCTTTATTCAGCTTTTGATATCATTCGTGAGCGTTCAGGCAAAGAGCCTATCGAAGTATTCGATGCAGCTCTTAAGAACATCATGCCTGTTCTAGAAGTAAAAGCACGCCGTGTAGGTGGAGCTAACTACCAAGTACCAGTTGAGGTGCGCGCAGACCGCCGTACAACTCTTGGTCTTCGTTGGTTAGTAAACTACTCACGTCTTCGTGGGGAAAAGACAATGGAAGAGCGTCTTGCTAACGAAATTCTTGACGCTGCTAACAACACTGGTGCTTCTGTTAAGAAGCGCGAAGATACACACAAAATGGCGGAAGCAAACAAAGCATTCGCTCACTATCGTTGGTAGAATTACCTTCAATCTAAAAACATTCATACTAGGAAGGAGAAAGACCAAATGGCAAGAGAGTTCTCCTTAGAAAAAACTCGTAATATTGGAATCATGGCTCACATTGATGCTGGTAAAACAACAACAACTGAGCGTGTTCTTTATTATACTGGCCGTATTCACAAAATCGGCGAAACACACGAAGGTGCTTCTCAAATGGACTGGATGGAGCAGGAACAAGAGCGTGGTATCACGATCACTTCTGCTGCAACAACAGCTTCTTGGAAAGAACACCGCGTAAACATCATCGATACACCAGGACACGTAGACTTCACTGTTGAAGTTGAACGTTCACTTCGTGTACTTGATGGTGCAGTAGCAGTACTTGACGCACAGTCAGGTGTTGAGCCTCAAACAGAAACAGTTTGGCGCCAGGCTACAACTTATGGAGTTCCACGTGTAGTATTCGTTAACAAAATGGATAAGCTAGGCGCGGACTTCCTATACTCTGTATCAACTATTCATGATCGTCTTCAAGCTAACGCTCACCCGATCCAACTTCCGATCGGTGCTGAAGATGAGTTCGAAGCAATCATCGACTTAGTTGAAATGAGAGCAATCTTCTACGGTAATGACCTTGGAACAGAAATCACTGTTGGGGAAATTCCAGAAGAATATATGGCTCAAGCTGAAGAATATCGTGAAAAGTTAGTTGAAGCGGTAGCTGAGCTTGATGAAGAGTTAATGGAAAAATATCTTGGCGGAGAAGAGCTTACAGTCGAAGAGATCAAAGCTGCAATCCGTAAAGGTACTACAAATGTTGAGTTCTACCCAGTTATCTGTGGTTCAGCATTCAAAAACAAAGGTGTTCAGTTGATGCTTGATGCAGTAATCGACTACCTTCCATCTCCGTTGGATGTACCTTCTATTCAAGGTCACCTTCCAGATACAGATGAAGTGGTTGAGCGTCATTCAGATGACAGCGAGCCTTTCTCAGCACTAGCTTTCAAAGTTATGACTGACCCTTATGTTGGTAAGTTAACATTCTTCCGCGTTTACTCTGGTACTCTTGAGTCTGGTTCTTATGTCCAGAACTCAACTAAAGGAAAGCGTGAGCGTATTGGACGTATCCTTCAGATGCACGCGAACAGCCGTCAGGAAATCTCAAAGGTTTACGCTGGCGACATCGCTGCAGCTGTTGGTTTGAAAGATACAACTACTGGTGACACTCTATGTGATGAAAAGTCTCTAGTTATTCTTGAATCCATGCAGTTCCCAGAGCCTGTAATCCAGTTATCAGTTGAGCCTAAGTCAAAAGCTGACCAGGACAAGATGACAACTGCATTGCAAAAGCTTCAAGAAGAAGATCCTACATTCCGCGCACACACTGACCAGGAAACTGGACAGGTTATCATCGCTGGAATGGGTGAGCTTCACCTTGACATCATCGTTGACCGCATGAAGCGCGAATTTAAAGTGGAAGCTAACGTAGGTGCGCCTCAGGTTGCATACCGTGAAACTTTCCGCGAATCAGCTTCTGTTGAAGGTAAATTTGCACGTCAGTCTGGTGGACGTGGTCAATTCGGACACGTTTGGATCGAATTCTCTCCAAACGAAGAAGGAAAAGGTTTCGAATTCGAGAACGGCATCGTCGGTGGTGTAGTTCCACGTGAATACATCCCAGCTGTTCAAGCTGGTCTTGAAGATGCTCTAGATCGCGGAGTTCTTGCAGGATATCCACTTGTTGACATCAAGGCAAGACTGTTTGACGGTTCTTACCACGATGTTGACTCCTCTGAAATGGCGTTTAAAATCGCTGCTTCAATGGCACTTAAGAATGCTGCTTCCAAGTGTAAGCCAGTCATCCTTGAGCCAGTCATGAGGGTTGAAGTTGTTATCCCTGAAGAATACCTTGGAGATATCATGGGTATGATTACCGCTCGTCGCGGACGCGTCGAAGGTATGGATGCTCGTGGTAACGCACAAGTTGTCCGTGCGATGGTTCCACTTTCAGAAATGTTCGGTTATGCAACTGCTCTTCGTTCAAGCACACAAGGCCGCGGTGTATTCTCAATGCACTTCGACCACTACGAAGAAGTTCCTAAATCTGTTTCTGAAGAAATCATCAAAAAAAATAAAGGTGAATAATTGATTTTCACCTATTAATCAAGTATAACTACTAATGTAAGCATAACGCTGTGGAATAGGGATCCTATTTCACAGCACATTAAAATATACTTAATTTTCATAAATTAAAGGAGGATTTTTCTAATGGGAAAAGCTAAATTCGATCGTTCTAAGCCACACGTTAACATTGGTACAATTGGTCACGTTGACCATGGTAAAACTACTCTAACAGCTGCTATCACTACTGTTCTTTCTAAAGTAGGTGGCGGTGAAGCACGCGGTTACGACCAAATCGACGCTGCTCCAGAAGAGCGCGAGCGTGGAATCACAATCTCAACTGCACACGTTGAGTACGAAACTGAAACTCGTCACTATGCACACGTTGACTGCCCAGGACACGCTGACTATGTTAAGAACATGATCACTGGTGCTGCGCAAATGGACGGCGGAATCCTTGTAGTATCTGCTGCTGATGGTCCAATGCCACAAACTCGTGAGCACATCCTTCTTTCTCGTCAGGTAGGCGTACCTTACCTTGTTGTATTCATGAACAAGTGTGACATGGTTGACGACGAAGAACTTCTTGAATTAGTAGAAATGGAAGTACGTGACCTTCTTTCTGAATACGACTTCCCTGGCGATGACATCCCAGTTATCAAAGGTTCTGCTCTTAAAGCTCTTGAAGGAGCTCCAGAATGGGAAGAAAAAATCACTGAGCTTATGGCTGCAGTTGATGAGTACATCCCAACACCAACTCGTGACACTGACAAGCCTTTCATGATGCCTGTTGAGGACGTATTCTCAATCACTGGCCGTGGAACAGTTGCTACTGGACGTGTTGAGCGTGGACAAGTTAAAGTCGGTGACGTAATCGAAATCATCGGTATGACTGAAGAGCCAAAATCTACAACTGTAACAGGTGTTGAAATGTTCCGTAAGCTTCTTGACTATGCAGAAGCTGGAGACAACATCGGTGCACTTCTTCGTGGGGTAGCTCGTGAAGATATCCAACGTGGTCAAGTACTTGCTAAGCCAGGTTCTGTTAAGCCACACACAAAGTTCACTGCTGAAGTATACGTTCTTTCAAAAGAAGAAGGTGGACGTCACACTCCATTCTTCACAAACTACCGTCCACAGTTCTACTTCCGTACAACTGATGTAACTGGTATTTGTAACCTTCCTGAAGGCGTAGAAATGGTTATGCCTGGTGATAACATCGAAATGACTGTTGAACTAATCGCTCCAATCGCTATCGAAGAAGGAACTAAGTTCTCAATTCGTGAAGGCGGCCGTACTGTAGGCGCTGGCGTTGTAGCTTCAATTCAAGAGTAATTTTAATAAAATGCAAAACAGCTGGATGACGATCCAGCTGTTTTTTTTGATTAATTTTCGTATGACTAGAACATATTTAAGAAACCTGTGCCATTTTAATAACAAAACTCTGCAAACAAATGTAGAAAGTGAACTTACAATCCCATATAAAAAGCATAACGTTCCCTATAATAAGCAGGGAGAGAGTTTATCGTCACTTATATCCCGATAATGAGCCCATAAAAGTTGAGGAATATAGTTTATCGTCAACTAATAGTAAATTTTGTCCCGTAACGTGGAAGAAAAAAAGATTACGGGTCACATAAATTTGCATTTAGCTTGGCAACTCTGAGTAAACACTCCAGACAACTCAGCCATGGGTAATAACAGCCGGAAAAAAATGTAGAAGTGACAGTTTCCCTTGCTGGAGAACAGTTTCACCAACTAACTATCTTCCCTATAAACGATATCTGAATCAGTTTCTTCTATATATATAACCTTTAAACAAAAGGAATATTTTTCACCACGTCCAAATAGTTAGAAATCTTCTTCTCCCCTTGTAAAATGCATTAACCCCCGCTATAATAGTAAAAGTGTGTTAAACATAATGAAATTGCAGAAATGATGTTGCGTTTGAGTTATGTTTTATGTATAATAGACAATGTTGGTCTTTGACTGCGATGATGCGAAAGGTTGCTGACACACCCGGCCGCTTTGCCATGGCGAGTGTGTGGGAAATTTTCGCGGAGAATGTCTATTTTAAAATAGGCGAAAAGGAGGGAAAGTAATGGCAAAACAAAAAATTCGTATCCGTTTGAAAGCTTATGATCACAGGATTCTTGATCAATCTGCAGAGAAAATTGTTGAAACTGCGAAACGTTCTGGTGCGGCGGTGTCTGGTCCAATCCCACTACCTACAGAAAAGTCAATTTACACAATTCTTCGTGCGGTGCATAAGTACAAGGATTCACGTGAGCAGTTCGAAATGCGTACGCATAAGCGTCTGATTGATATCATCAATCCGACTCCGCAAACGGTCGATTCACTAATGCGTTTAGACCTGCCATCAGGTGTAGATATCGAAATCAAACTTTAATAAATAAACCATTATAATTCACAGGAGGTGTGACTGAAATGACCAAAGGAATCTTAGGAAGAAAGATCGGTATGACTCAAGTATTTGCTGAAAACGGCGACCTTATCCCGGTTACTGTTGTAGAAGCTTCTCCAAACGTAGTGCTTCAAGTGAAATCTGCTGAGACAGATGGCTACGAAGCAATCCAGCTTGGCTTTGAAGACAAGCGCGAAAAGCTTTCTAACAAACCAGAAAAAGGCCACGTTTCAAAAGCAAACACTGCTCCTAAGCGCTTCGTAAAAGAATTCAACGGAGTCGATGTAGCAGGATATGAAGTTGGTCAGGAAGTCAAAGTTGATATTTTCGCAGAAGGCGATATCGTAGATGTTACAGGAATCTCAAAGGGTAAAGGTTTCCAAGGTGCTATCAAGCGTCACGGACAATCTCGCGGACCAATGGCTCACGGTTCTCGTTACCACCGCCGCCCTGGTTCAATGGGTCCTGTTGCTCCAAACCGCGTATTCAAAGGTAAACTTCTACCTGGACGCATGGGTGGAGAGCAGATCACTGTTCAAAACCTGCAAATCGTTAAAGTTGACGCAGAGCGTAACCTTCTTCTTATCAAAGGAAACGTTCCTGGTGCTAGAAAAGCCCTTCTAAAAATCAAAGGTGCTGTAAAAGCTAAGTAATTTTTACAGGAAAGGAGGAAATTAGTATGCCTAAAGTAGCATTATTCAACCAAGCTGGTTCACAAGTTGGAGAAATCGAACTTAACGATTCAGTATTTGGTATTGAGCCTAACAACCACGTAATGTTCGAAGCAGTAGTAATGCAGAGAGCTTCATTACGTCAGGGAACTCATAAAACTAAAATTCGTTCTGAA
The sequence above is drawn from the Mesobacillus boroniphilus genome and encodes:
- a CDS encoding 50S ribosomal protein L7ae-like protein; the encoded protein is MSYEKVAQAKKIIVGSKQTVKALKAGEVIELVIAKDADMKVTANLLQTAREMNTAITYVDSMKKLGKACGIAVGASAVAITK
- the rpsL gene encoding 30S ribosomal protein S12, with amino-acid sequence MPTINQLVRKPRSSKEEKSKSPALNKGYNSFKKAQTNVSSPQKRGVCTRVGTMTPKKPNSALRKYARVRLTNGIEVTAYIPGIGHNLQEHSVVLIRGGRVKDLPGVRYHIVRGALDTAGVNNRMQGRSKYGTKRPKAAKK
- the rpsG gene encoding 30S ribosomal protein S7 codes for the protein MPRKGPVAKRDVLPDPIYNSKLITRLINKMMIDGKRGKSQKILYSAFDIIRERSGKEPIEVFDAALKNIMPVLEVKARRVGGANYQVPVEVRADRRTTLGLRWLVNYSRLRGEKTMEERLANEILDAANNTGASVKKREDTHKMAEANKAFAHYRW
- the fusA gene encoding elongation factor G; translation: MAREFSLEKTRNIGIMAHIDAGKTTTTERVLYYTGRIHKIGETHEGASQMDWMEQEQERGITITSAATTASWKEHRVNIIDTPGHVDFTVEVERSLRVLDGAVAVLDAQSGVEPQTETVWRQATTYGVPRVVFVNKMDKLGADFLYSVSTIHDRLQANAHPIQLPIGAEDEFEAIIDLVEMRAIFYGNDLGTEITVGEIPEEYMAQAEEYREKLVEAVAELDEELMEKYLGGEELTVEEIKAAIRKGTTNVEFYPVICGSAFKNKGVQLMLDAVIDYLPSPLDVPSIQGHLPDTDEVVERHSDDSEPFSALAFKVMTDPYVGKLTFFRVYSGTLESGSYVQNSTKGKRERIGRILQMHANSRQEISKVYAGDIAAAVGLKDTTTGDTLCDEKSLVILESMQFPEPVIQLSVEPKSKADQDKMTTALQKLQEEDPTFRAHTDQETGQVIIAGMGELHLDIIVDRMKREFKVEANVGAPQVAYRETFRESASVEGKFARQSGGRGQFGHVWIEFSPNEEGKGFEFENGIVGGVVPREYIPAVQAGLEDALDRGVLAGYPLVDIKARLFDGSYHDVDSSEMAFKIAASMALKNAASKCKPVILEPVMRVEVVIPEEYLGDIMGMITARRGRVEGMDARGNAQVVRAMVPLSEMFGYATALRSSTQGRGVFSMHFDHYEEVPKSVSEEIIKKNKGE
- the tuf gene encoding elongation factor Tu, which translates into the protein MGKAKFDRSKPHVNIGTIGHVDHGKTTLTAAITTVLSKVGGGEARGYDQIDAAPEERERGITISTAHVEYETETRHYAHVDCPGHADYVKNMITGAAQMDGGILVVSAADGPMPQTREHILLSRQVGVPYLVVFMNKCDMVDDEELLELVEMEVRDLLSEYDFPGDDIPVIKGSALKALEGAPEWEEKITELMAAVDEYIPTPTRDTDKPFMMPVEDVFSITGRGTVATGRVERGQVKVGDVIEIIGMTEEPKSTTVTGVEMFRKLLDYAEAGDNIGALLRGVAREDIQRGQVLAKPGSVKPHTKFTAEVYVLSKEEGGRHTPFFTNYRPQFYFRTTDVTGICNLPEGVEMVMPGDNIEMTVELIAPIAIEEGTKFSIREGGRTVGAGVVASIQE
- the rpsJ gene encoding 30S ribosomal protein S10, producing MAKQKIRIRLKAYDHRILDQSAEKIVETAKRSGAAVSGPIPLPTEKSIYTILRAVHKYKDSREQFEMRTHKRLIDIINPTPQTVDSLMRLDLPSGVDIEIKL
- the rplC gene encoding 50S ribosomal protein L3 gives rise to the protein MTKGILGRKIGMTQVFAENGDLIPVTVVEASPNVVLQVKSAETDGYEAIQLGFEDKREKLSNKPEKGHVSKANTAPKRFVKEFNGVDVAGYEVGQEVKVDIFAEGDIVDVTGISKGKGFQGAIKRHGQSRGPMAHGSRYHRRPGSMGPVAPNRVFKGKLLPGRMGGEQITVQNLQIVKVDAERNLLLIKGNVPGARKALLKIKGAVKAK